Proteins from a single region of Halomicroarcula saliterrae:
- a CDS encoding orc1/cdc6 family replication initiation protein — MDSEDGSDTIHSVFENIDEGGGGIFEQREILQIDYVPSEKRIVGRDEQIEKVAEEIGPIVVGQPPNSIIIYGKTGCGKSLVAKHVSKIAKEEAENRGVRLATGYVNCQQAKGNSDALSKYGRAINPPESSMTFPARGISENEYFERVWSVLNDFYDAAIIILDEVDKLNNDDLLMALSRAGEDGSVDVPIGVIAVSNKINYREKMSERTKSSFGHNEFIFEPYDASQIREILQNRTDAFADGVLDDGVIPRAAALSAKEHGDARKAMRLLRYAGDQANKENADRVKESHLSDARASAEVDRLLELISGLPPHSKHVLIALANLTKNQPEREWFRTMKIRETYLDVCEQSGADPLSAERTRQLLNELCFLEIAGSRRGTGEGKGHYSQYTLLWDADIVLSLDA; from the coding sequence ATGGATAGCGAAGATGGGTCAGACACTATCCACAGTGTCTTTGAGAATATCGACGAGGGTGGTGGGGGAATCTTTGAACAACGGGAGATACTCCAAATCGACTATGTCCCCAGTGAGAAGCGCATCGTCGGTCGCGATGAACAAATTGAGAAGGTGGCAGAAGAGATCGGGCCAATAGTCGTTGGTCAGCCGCCGAATTCGATCATCATCTACGGGAAAACGGGCTGTGGAAAGTCCCTCGTCGCAAAGCACGTCTCAAAAATCGCTAAAGAAGAAGCGGAGAATCGCGGTGTGAGGCTTGCAACGGGATACGTCAATTGCCAGCAGGCAAAGGGCAACTCCGACGCCCTGAGCAAGTACGGTCGGGCAATCAACCCACCAGAGAGCAGTATGACGTTCCCAGCCCGAGGGATTTCCGAGAATGAGTATTTCGAGCGAGTCTGGTCGGTGCTGAATGATTTTTACGACGCTGCGATCATCATCCTCGATGAAGTTGACAAACTCAATAACGACGACCTGTTGATGGCGCTTTCTCGGGCAGGAGAGGACGGGAGTGTGGATGTTCCGATTGGCGTGATTGCAGTGTCGAACAAAATTAACTACCGGGAGAAGATGAGCGAGCGGACAAAGAGCTCGTTCGGGCACAACGAATTCATCTTTGAGCCCTACGACGCCAGTCAAATCCGGGAAATTCTCCAGAATCGGACTGATGCCTTTGCTGATGGAGTTCTCGACGACGGGGTGATTCCTCGTGCGGCTGCTCTGAGCGCGAAAGAACACGGAGATGCTCGAAAGGCCATGCGACTCCTTCGGTATGCTGGTGACCAAGCGAATAAGGAAAACGCCGACCGGGTGAAGGAATCTCACCTCTCTGATGCACGGGCTTCGGCAGAAGTTGACCGTCTACTCGAACTCATATCGGGGTTGCCTCCTCACAGCAAACATGTCTTGATCGCGCTGGCGAATCTCACGAAAAACCAGCCTGAGCGGGAGTGGTTCCGGACGATGAAGATACGCGAGACGTATCTCGACGTGTGTGAGCAGAGTGGTGCCGATCCGCTATCAGCCGAACGAACACGGCAATTGCTCAACGAACTCTGTTTCCTAGAAATTGCGGGCAGCCGACGGGGGACTGGTGAAGGAAAAGGACATTACAGCCAATACACCCTCCTGTGGGATGCAGATATCGTCCTCTCTCTGGATGCCTGA
- a CDS encoding transcription initiation factor IIB, protein MSTESSPATGRRQQNQDRAKHSTEETSSRQTPSERCCPECESDDLVVQQNETYCEGCGLVVHRDDLDRRRRWNYTESGREPERTGSPSTPRLHDRGLSTDIGYYRDGAGNPLDSNTQRLFSRLRRWDAQSKVPSKRDKSLRDGLSEIARLISVLDLSDTIFDEAVDIYRKAWGANLLKGRSIEAIASGSVFAACRLEQLPRHRTEVADVARVDSDAINNAYTQLNRELELAIPPPLPQDFLPRIASTIGAGNYIEQRARELLLCPAVGRLSNGRPPSGVAAAALYHVQQAETDGKRASQKAIAEAGFTSALTIRTIWRKLQELEKEGKLCDNADTTLT, encoded by the coding sequence ATGTCCACAGAATCTTCACCCGCAACTGGTCGTCGACAACAGAACCAAGACCGCGCAAAACACTCTACGGAAGAAACATCTTCGCGCCAGACACCATCGGAGCGCTGCTGTCCTGAGTGTGAGAGCGACGACTTGGTCGTTCAACAAAACGAAACGTACTGCGAGGGATGTGGCCTCGTTGTCCACCGTGACGACCTTGATCGTCGCCGGAGGTGGAACTACACCGAGAGTGGACGTGAGCCCGAACGGACTGGCTCTCCAAGCACTCCTCGGCTCCACGACCGAGGCCTCTCGACCGATATCGGCTACTACCGGGACGGCGCCGGAAACCCGCTCGATTCGAATACTCAACGGCTGTTTTCGCGCCTCCGTCGCTGGGATGCTCAGTCGAAAGTCCCCTCAAAACGGGATAAATCGCTGCGGGATGGGCTTAGCGAGATTGCTCGGCTCATTAGCGTTCTGGACCTCTCAGACACGATATTCGACGAAGCCGTGGATATCTATCGGAAAGCGTGGGGTGCGAACTTGCTCAAGGGTCGCTCCATCGAGGCGATTGCCAGTGGTAGTGTCTTCGCGGCCTGCCGACTGGAACAGCTACCCCGGCATAGAACTGAGGTGGCCGACGTCGCCCGTGTCGACAGTGATGCGATCAATAACGCCTATACGCAGCTGAATCGGGAATTGGAATTGGCAATCCCACCACCCCTTCCGCAAGATTTCCTCCCACGTATTGCGTCGACAATCGGAGCGGGCAATTACATTGAACAACGTGCCCGAGAGCTGCTTCTTTGTCCTGCGGTCGGCAGACTTTCGAATGGACGACCGCCGTCTGGGGTTGCAGCCGCCGCATTATATCACGTTCAGCAGGCTGAGACTGATGGAAAACGCGCATCTCAAAAGGCCATTGCTGAAGCTGGCTTCACTTCCGCACTCACCATTCGAACGATCTGGCGGAAGCTTCAGGAGCTCGAAAAGGAGGGTAAATTGTGCGACAACGCCGATACGACCCTTACCTAA
- a CDS encoding DNA polymerase sliding clamp, with translation MSTNTESTADAQPEDDIDNLEIEAAPEGTVEEDDTDATRNEGVDGEADIDGEPAADLTDEQDTSEESIAEASDEADAKDETEEESVLTGPPERFQAAILGGELKNFVSTLRVLVDEAKLTVGPDGITSRAVDPANVAMYDLELSAAAFESYESSDGLLGVNLERFESVLKLAKKDDLVQVSFDTSTYKLLIVIDGVEFTMACIDPDSIRQEPEIPEMELPINLTVEGSQISRAVKAADMVSDHIGFRCVEADETVFIEAEGDTDDVSLRLIADEYESLDAADGRALFSLDYIKNISKKLPKTEDVTLTFGDQFPMLVDYEIADGECSVAAMVAPRIET, from the coding sequence ATGAGCACGAACACTGAATCCACAGCAGACGCACAGCCCGAAGACGATATCGACAATCTGGAAATCGAAGCCGCCCCGGAAGGTACGGTTGAAGAAGACGATACTGACGCAACAAGAAACGAAGGCGTCGATGGTGAGGCTGACATCGACGGTGAGCCAGCAGCCGACCTGACCGACGAGCAAGACACCAGTGAGGAGTCGATAGCGGAGGCTTCCGACGAAGCTGATGCCAAAGACGAGACTGAGGAGGAAAGCGTACTCACGGGCCCTCCAGAGCGCTTTCAGGCTGCGATCTTGGGTGGCGAACTCAAGAATTTTGTCTCAACGCTGCGAGTCCTCGTTGACGAGGCGAAACTGACTGTTGGACCGGACGGCATTACTAGCAGAGCGGTTGACCCAGCGAACGTCGCGATGTACGATCTAGAACTGTCGGCTGCTGCATTCGAATCCTACGAGTCCAGTGACGGCTTGCTGGGAGTCAATCTGGAGCGATTCGAGTCCGTTCTAAAACTCGCAAAGAAAGATGATCTCGTCCAGGTTTCGTTCGACACTTCCACGTACAAGCTTCTCATCGTCATCGACGGTGTCGAGTTCACGATGGCGTGTATCGACCCCGATAGTATACGGCAAGAACCCGAGATTCCAGAGATGGAACTCCCAATCAACCTTACCGTTGAGGGGAGTCAGATATCGCGAGCGGTGAAGGCTGCTGACATGGTCTCCGATCACATTGGATTCCGCTGCGTAGAAGCTGACGAAACAGTGTTCATCGAGGCTGAAGGTGATACCGATGACGTCTCGCTCAGACTCATTGCTGACGAATACGAGAGTCTAGACGCCGCTGACGGACGAGCACTATTCAGTCTTGACTACATCAAGAACATCTCCAAAAAGCTTCCCAAGACTGAGGATGTCACTCTCACATTCGGAGACCAATTCCCGATGCTGGTAGACTACGAAATTGCAGACGGCGAGTGTAGTGTCGCAGCGATGGTGGCTCCACGTATCGAGACCTGA
- a CDS encoding helix-turn-helix domain-containing protein, which translates to MEYNDETAAKIMLAIRPGDSIRRIAQKIDASYSWVYDWIERLDDADFIRRDGGVYVENYAIRDRYFDLMAAISQSVSPSIDDGYVIPHFAEMSFAYTKIDSVYVWTHGGYQIARGHDDYPIFLKVRDQDVERWIAFFDEFGIPNSVEERLDESVLDSPVSYVLFPTADELEPEWVEGNPVISLDETISHMMENRVNYEPALEMIATEYDRDLDASHEDPRLKS; encoded by the coding sequence ATGGAGTATAACGACGAGACGGCGGCTAAAATCATGTTGGCGATTCGTCCGGGGGATTCTATCCGACGGATCGCCCAGAAGATTGACGCCTCATACTCCTGGGTCTATGACTGGATTGAACGATTAGACGACGCGGACTTCATTCGTCGGGACGGCGGTGTCTATGTCGAGAACTACGCTATTAGAGATCGCTATTTCGATCTCATGGCGGCAATCTCGCAGTCGGTTTCTCCCTCAATAGACGATGGATACGTTATCCCCCACTTTGCCGAAATGTCGTTCGCCTACACGAAAATTGATAGCGTCTATGTCTGGACTCATGGGGGATATCAGATAGCTCGGGGTCACGACGATTATCCGATTTTTCTCAAAGTTCGTGACCAGGATGTCGAGCGGTGGATCGCCTTCTTTGATGAGTTCGGTATCCCCAACTCAGTTGAAGAGCGATTAGATGAAAGTGTGCTTGATTCGCCGGTCTCGTACGTCCTCTTTCCCACTGCTGACGAGCTCGAACCTGAGTGGGTGGAGGGCAACCCTGTTATTTCACTCGACGAGACGATTTCTCATATGATGGAGAACCGTGTGAACTACGAACCGGCTTTGGAGATGATCGCTACAGAATACGATCGGGATCTCGACGCTAGTCACGAGGATCCACGGTTGAAATCATGA